The genomic DNA aaggaaaggaaaggaaaggaaaggaaaggaaaggaaaggaaaggaaaggaaaggaaaggaaaggaaaggaaaggaaaggaaagatggatggatggatggatggatggatggatggatggatggatggatggatggatggatggatggatggatggatggatggatggatggatgggtggatgggtggatggatggatgtgctgtgtccccagcccaagGTGATGCCccagtttgggattttggggctgtgcACCCCCAGTTTGctgccctccctcctctccctgtccccctccAGGTCTCTGGATTCTCCAGCTCCCGGTGATGCCCCAGTTCACCTTCGCCTGTTTCTGCGGCCTCCACGGCTTCTgcaagatgaagaggaagaaggaggaggccGGTGGGGGGCAGGAGACGGCCGTGTGAGGGGCGGGACCCCTCCTGTCACCCCGGTATGCCGGGGGACATCGGGCGTCTCCTTGTCacccctgtgaggagcagctccccgtggggtcagctctgcctgccctgtctgtggggttttggggggctcaggggctgaAATAAAGGGTGCGGGGTGGTGGTGGCAGGGGAagggagctgggggagcaggggctggggagcaggggagggctgCGTGATCTGCTCAGTTATCCCAGAGATTCTCCATTCATCCCACTGATCATCCATTGATCCCGTAGATTCTTCATTTATCCCACAGATTCTCTATTTATCCCAAACATTCTCCATTCAACCCACATATTCCCCGTTGGTCCCACAGGTTCTCCATTTATCCCACAGATTCCCCATTTATCCCTCA from Melospiza melodia melodia isolate bMelMel2 chromosome 28, bMelMel2.pri, whole genome shotgun sequence includes the following:
- the BLACAT1 gene encoding bladder cancer associated transcript 1; translation: MPQFTFACFCGLHGFCKMKRKKEEAGGGQETAV